In Flavobacterium okayamense, a single window of DNA contains:
- a CDS encoding bifunctional folylpolyglutamate synthase/dihydrofolate synthase, which translates to MNYKETTEWMFGQLPMYQNQGAKAYKADLTNTLALVNHLNNPQKYFKSVHVAGTNGKGSVSSMLASILQEAGYKVGLFTSPHFKDFRERIKINGNEIKEQFVVDFVEKNKDFFDANSLSFFEMTTGMAFSYFAKEKVDVAIIEVGLGGRLDSTNVIDPLVSVITNIGFDHKQFLGNTLGRIAYEKAGIIKHRTPVVVGETIEETKTVFRTIAKLNSSELHIAENINFPDYKCELKGDYQKKNLKTVLTVVSLLQVHFSISKKDVERGLLNVSKNTGLKGRWQVLNEKPFVVCDTAHNEHGLRLVLEQLVGLKYNTLHIVLGVVNDKDLDEILPLFPKVAKYYFCSPNLSRGLDEEVLEKKAEVFGLKGKKFNSVRKAYENALQNAGNEDVVFIGGSTFTVAEVV; encoded by the coding sequence ATGAATTATAAAGAAACTACAGAATGGATGTTTGGTCAACTTCCAATGTACCAAAATCAAGGAGCAAAAGCATATAAAGCTGACTTAACCAATACTCTTGCGCTTGTAAATCATTTAAATAATCCCCAAAAATATTTTAAATCGGTTCATGTTGCAGGAACCAACGGGAAAGGTTCTGTAAGTTCAATGTTGGCATCAATTCTGCAAGAGGCTGGATATAAAGTGGGTTTGTTTACTTCGCCACACTTTAAAGATTTTCGTGAAAGAATTAAGATAAATGGTAATGAAATCAAAGAACAATTTGTTGTTGATTTTGTTGAAAAAAACAAGGATTTTTTCGATGCGAATAGCCTTAGTTTTTTTGAAATGACAACTGGTATGGCTTTTTCTTATTTCGCGAAAGAGAAAGTTGATGTTGCAATTATTGAAGTTGGTTTAGGAGGAAGATTAGATTCTACAAATGTTATTGATCCTTTAGTTTCAGTAATTACAAATATTGGTTTTGATCATAAACAATTTTTGGGAAATACTTTAGGAAGAATTGCTTATGAAAAAGCGGGAATTATAAAGCATAGAACACCTGTTGTAGTAGGTGAAACCATTGAAGAAACGAAAACTGTGTTTCGTACTATTGCAAAATTAAATAGCTCTGAATTGCATATTGCTGAAAATATTAATTTCCCAGATTATAAATGTGAATTAAAAGGCGATTATCAAAAAAAGAATTTAAAGACTGTTTTGACGGTTGTTTCTTTGTTGCAAGTTCATTTTTCAATTAGTAAAAAAGATGTTGAAAGAGGCTTGTTAAATGTCTCTAAAAACACAGGTTTAAAAGGAAGATGGCAGGTTTTAAATGAAAAACCTTTTGTGGTTTGTGATACAGCTCATAATGAACACGGATTAAGGTTGGTTTTAGAACAACTTGTCGGTTTAAAATATAATACGCTTCATATTGTTCTTGGTGTAGTAAATGATAAAGATTTAGATGAAATTTTACCACTATTTCCTAAAGTTGCTAAATATTATTTTTGCTCACCAAATTTATCTAGAGGATTAGATGAAGAAGTTTTAGAAAAAAAAGCTGAAGTATTTGGTCTTAAAGGAAAAAAATTTAATTCAGTTAGGAAAGCTTATGAAAATGCATTGCAAAATGCTGGCAATGAAGATGTTGTTTTTATAGGTGGAAGTACATTCACAGTAGCTGAAGTTGTATAG
- a CDS encoding ExbD/TolR family protein, which produces MRIGKNKNKVSTEFNMSSMTDIVFLLLIFFMLTSTMVTTNALDLVLPKGKGKTDSNKSTAVNITNELKFYIDKTEVSKEDLEKRLLEILPEDENDKGRAIVLRAEEDVPYKEVVFVMDVANRNRIKTVAAVNPK; this is translated from the coding sequence ATGCGAATAGGTAAGAATAAAAATAAAGTATCTACGGAGTTCAATATGTCTTCAATGACAGATATTGTATTCTTATTATTGATATTTTTCATGCTTACTTCAACTATGGTTACGACCAATGCCTTAGATTTAGTTTTACCAAAAGGCAAAGGGAAAACGGATAGTAATAAGAGCACTGCGGTAAATATTACTAATGAATTAAAGTTTTACATTGATAAGACTGAAGTTTCTAAAGAAGATTTAGAAAAGAGATTGTTAGAAATTTTGCCCGAAGACGAAAATGATAAAGGTAGAGCAATTGTATTAAGAGCCGAAGAAGATGTGCCATACAAAGAAGTCGTTTTTGTAATGGATGTTGCAAATAGAAATAGAATTAAAACAGTAGCTGCTGTTAATCCAAAATAA
- a CDS encoding energy transducer TonB: protein MKFLETKEEKDSFIITSGIFVLIFLLCFFVFGLTEFDPPPENGIAINFGTSDVGQGEIQPTEPIKSAPTPSVSEPVSSQEENTLTQDEDSPVVVTPKNETKPKTNTPKETPKPKTETPKPSTNTTNALDALINGPKSDGQTTGGHGDDGLPGDKGDPNGSIYANSFYGSGSGNGSGNGTGWGLAGRKLASNSKKVQDCNEEGRVVVKVWVNRNGNVIKAERTQGTTNTNPCLVNPAIETAKSFKWQADSKAPETQIGFVVVNFKLGE from the coding sequence ATGAAGTTTTTAGAGACAAAAGAGGAAAAAGATTCTTTTATTATCACAAGTGGAATATTTGTGTTAATATTTCTTTTATGCTTTTTTGTTTTTGGTTTGACTGAATTTGATCCGCCACCTGAAAATGGTATTGCCATCAATTTTGGTACGAGTGATGTTGGGCAAGGAGAAATTCAACCAACTGAACCTATAAAAAGTGCGCCAACACCATCAGTTAGTGAGCCAGTTTCTTCGCAAGAGGAAAATACGTTAACACAAGATGAAGATTCGCCAGTTGTTGTTACGCCTAAAAACGAAACAAAGCCTAAGACGAATACGCCAAAAGAAACACCTAAACCAAAAACAGAAACTCCAAAACCATCTACAAATACAACAAATGCATTAGATGCTTTAATTAATGGACCTAAATCTGATGGGCAAACAACAGGAGGTCATGGCGATGATGGTTTACCAGGGGATAAAGGAGATCCAAACGGTAGTATTTATGCTAACAGTTTTTATGGTAGTGGCAGTGGTAATGGTTCTGGAAACGGGACTGGTTGGGGTTTAGCTGGACGTAAATTAGCAAGTAATAGTAAAAAGGTTCAAGATTGTAACGAAGAAGGTAGAGTTGTTGTCAAAGTTTGGGTAAATAGAAATGGGAATGTAATTAAAGCGGAGAGAACACAAGGTACTACTAATACAAATCCATGTTTAGTGAATCCAGCTATTGAGACAGCTAAAAGTTTTAAATGGCAAGCTGATAGTAAAGCGCCAGAAACTCAAATTGGGTTTGTGGTTGTGAATTTTAAATTAGGAGAATAA
- a CDS encoding Glu/Leu/Phe/Val dehydrogenase dimerization domain-containing protein, protein MKDLLNKFENKEPEIVFNWKDPETEAEGWTVINSLRGGAAGGGTRMRKGLDMNEVLSLAKTMEVKFSVSGPAIGGAKSGINFDPNDPRKKGVLERWYKAVSPLLKNYYGTGGDLNVDEIHEVIPITEDCGVWHPQEGVFNGHFKPTEADKINRIGQLRQGVIKVIENPTFSPDVNRKYTVADMITGYGVAEAVRHYYDIFGGEVKDKKAIVQGFGNVGSAAAYYLAQMGAKVVGIIDRDGGLINENGFTFEDIKELFLNKDGNKLVAANMISFEEINQKIWSIEAQIFAPCAASRLVTKEQVDQMIASGLEVISSGANVPFADKEIFFGPIMEATDKKVSLVPDFIANCGMARVFAYFMEKKVQMTDEAIFSDTSNTIKKAIEKVHQLNSDKKNISATAFEIALKQLI, encoded by the coding sequence ATGAAAGATTTACTTAATAAATTTGAAAATAAAGAACCAGAAATTGTATTTAATTGGAAAGACCCTGAAACTGAAGCCGAAGGATGGACAGTAATTAACTCTTTAAGAGGCGGAGCTGCAGGTGGAGGAACTCGTATGCGTAAAGGATTGGATATGAATGAAGTATTGTCTTTAGCTAAGACTATGGAAGTTAAATTTTCGGTATCTGGACCGGCTATTGGTGGTGCTAAATCAGGTATTAATTTTGATCCAAATGACCCTCGTAAAAAAGGCGTTTTAGAAAGATGGTACAAAGCAGTTTCTCCTCTTTTGAAAAATTATTATGGAACTGGTGGTGATTTAAATGTTGATGAAATTCATGAAGTTATCCCTATTACTGAAGATTGTGGTGTTTGGCATCCGCAAGAAGGTGTTTTTAATGGACATTTCAAACCAACTGAAGCTGATAAAATAAATAGAATAGGACAGTTACGTCAAGGTGTTATAAAAGTAATTGAAAACCCAACTTTTTCTCCTGATGTAAATAGAAAATATACTGTAGCTGATATGATTACAGGTTATGGAGTTGCTGAAGCTGTTCGTCATTATTATGATATTTTTGGTGGAGAAGTTAAAGATAAAAAAGCAATCGTTCAAGGTTTTGGAAATGTAGGTTCTGCTGCAGCTTACTATTTAGCACAAATGGGAGCTAAAGTTGTTGGAATAATTGACAGAGACGGTGGTTTGATAAATGAAAACGGATTTACATTCGAAGACATTAAAGAATTATTTTTAAATAAAGATGGAAATAAGTTAGTGGCTGCTAACATGATTTCATTTGAAGAAATCAACCAAAAAATTTGGTCTATTGAAGCTCAAATTTTTGCACCTTGTGCGGCTTCACGTTTAGTGACTAAAGAGCAAGTTGATCAAATGATTGCATCTGGTTTAGAAGTAATTTCAAGTGGAGCAAATGTTCCTTTTGCAGACAAAGAAATTTTCTTTGGGCCTATTATGGAAGCAACTGATAAGAAAGTAAGTTTAGTGCCAGATTTTATTGCAAACTGTGGTATGGCACGTGTGTTTGCTTACTTTATGGAGAAAAAAGTTCAAATGACTGACGAGGCTATTTTCTCAGATACCTCAAATACTATTAAAAAAGCAATAGAAAAAGTACACCAATTAAATTCTGATAAGAAAAACATTAGTGCAACTGCTTTCGAAATTGCTTTAAAACAATTAATCTAA
- the nhaD gene encoding sodium:proton antiporter NhaD: METVLIVIFILGYLGIAMEHTFKIDKLIPALGMMAILWAIIAVNHMQVYEILPGVGKEAHHVEGVLLHHLGKTAEILFFLMGAMTIVEIVDYFDGFSTIKSFIKTKSKSKLLWLFTTLAFVLSAIIDNLTATIVLITILQKIIKDKEVRLWFAGLIVIAANAGGAWSPIGDVTTTMLWIANKVSAASLIEHVLIPSILCYAVPVVIASRMAIFKGKVEEDTTEEEESSSKYSSVMFYLGLGAIMFVPIFKTITHLPPYVGMMLSLAIVAAIAEFLSNREFSMGGATAGEGSHNHSPVHKSLSKIEMPSILFFLGILMAVAALESLGMLFDFAGILEANVPNLGTEHHSTKISDLVVLLLGAGSAVIDNVPLVAASIGMFQIGMDEPAWHFIAYAAGTGGSILIIGSAAGVVAMGMEKIDFFWYLKKIGWLALIGFLAGSAGFIVIRDLILNAA; the protein is encoded by the coding sequence ATGGAAACTGTATTAATCGTAATTTTTATTCTAGGATACTTAGGTATTGCTATGGAGCATACCTTCAAAATAGATAAATTAATTCCTGCTTTAGGTATGATGGCTATTTTATGGGCTATTATTGCTGTAAATCACATGCAGGTTTATGAAATTTTACCAGGAGTTGGTAAAGAAGCGCATCATGTAGAAGGTGTGTTGTTACATCATTTGGGTAAAACAGCTGAAATTTTGTTTTTCTTAATGGGAGCAATGACAATTGTAGAAATTGTTGACTATTTTGATGGTTTTTCAACTATCAAGTCGTTTATTAAAACGAAAAGCAAATCAAAATTACTTTGGTTGTTTACAACTTTAGCTTTTGTTTTATCAGCAATTATTGATAATCTTACTGCAACGATCGTGTTAATTACGATTTTACAAAAAATCATTAAAGACAAAGAAGTAAGGCTTTGGTTTGCAGGTTTAATTGTTATTGCTGCTAATGCTGGTGGTGCTTGGTCTCCAATAGGTGATGTTACTACCACAATGCTTTGGATTGCAAATAAAGTTTCAGCTGCTTCTTTAATTGAACACGTATTAATTCCTTCAATTCTTTGTTATGCAGTTCCTGTAGTAATTGCTTCACGTATGGCAATTTTTAAAGGTAAAGTAGAGGAAGATACAACTGAAGAAGAAGAAAGTTCGTCAAAATATAGTTCAGTAATGTTTTACCTTGGATTAGGCGCAATTATGTTCGTTCCTATCTTTAAAACAATTACACATTTACCGCCATATGTTGGTATGATGTTGTCATTAGCTATTGTTGCTGCTATTGCAGAATTTTTGAGTAACCGTGAATTTAGTATGGGTGGAGCAACAGCTGGTGAAGGTTCTCATAATCATAGTCCAGTTCATAAGTCACTTTCTAAAATTGAGATGCCAAGTATTTTATTTTTCCTAGGTATTTTAATGGCAGTTGCTGCTTTAGAATCTTTAGGAATGTTATTTGATTTTGCTGGAATTTTAGAAGCAAATGTGCCTAATTTAGGAACAGAGCACCATTCTACAAAGATTTCTGATTTAGTTGTATTGTTATTAGGTGCTGGTTCAGCAGTTATTGATAACGTGCCTTTAGTTGCAGCAAGTATTGGAATGTTTCAAATTGGAATGGATGAGCCAGCATGGCATTTTATCGCGTATGCAGCAGGTACAGGAGGAAGTATTTTGATTATTGGTTCTGCAGCAGGAGTTGTAGCAATGGGTATGGAAAAAATTGACTTCTTTTGGTATTTGAAAAAAATTGGTTGGCTAGCCTTAATTGGATTTTTAGCAGGATCAGCTGGTTTTATTGTAATTAGAGATTTAATTCTAAATGCAGCTTAA
- a CDS encoding MotA/TolQ/ExbB proton channel family protein, giving the protein MSLFLQADSLAVANEVLTEDQPVEKTLSIWELLTSGGIGGQAIILVLFILMFFALFLYFERLMAINKASKIDANFMNNIKMNIMSGKIDSAKMLCAQTNSPVARLIEKGISRIGKPLEDINTAIENAGNLELYKLEKNTSMLATISGAGPMIGFLGTVLGMILAFHKMASGGGQIEVGALAEGIYTAMTTTVVGLIVGIVAYIGYNHLVVKTNKVVNQMEANAVEFLDLLNEPV; this is encoded by the coding sequence ATGAGTTTATTTCTTCAAGCGGATAGTTTAGCAGTTGCTAACGAAGTTTTAACAGAAGATCAACCAGTAGAAAAAACCTTATCAATTTGGGAGCTTTTAACTAGTGGAGGAATTGGTGGGCAAGCCATTATTTTAGTGCTTTTTATCTTGATGTTTTTTGCTTTGTTCTTGTATTTCGAACGCTTAATGGCAATTAATAAAGCAAGTAAAATTGATGCAAATTTCATGAATAATATTAAAATGAATATTATGTCAGGAAAAATTGATAGCGCTAAAATGTTGTGTGCGCAAACAAATTCACCAGTGGCTCGTTTAATTGAGAAAGGGATTTCAAGAATTGGTAAACCTCTTGAAGATATAAACACAGCTATTGAGAATGCTGGAAATCTTGAATTATATAAACTAGAGAAAAATACCAGTATGTTAGCAACAATATCGGGAGCTGGACCAATGATTGGTTTCCTTGGAACGGTTTTAGGTATGATTCTTGCATTTCATAAAATGGCAAGTGGTGGCGGACAAATTGAAGTTGGTGCTCTTGCTGAAGGTATTTATACTGCAATGACAACTACTGTCGTAGGATTAATTGTTGGTATTGTGGCATATATTGGATACAATCACTTAGTTGTTAAAACAAATAAAGTGGTAAACCAAATGGAAGCAAACGCTGTAGAGTTTCTAGATTTATTAAACGAGCCAGTATAA
- a CDS encoding anhydro-N-acetylmuramic acid kinase, with protein sequence MLNNNFKVIGVMSGTSLDGLDFAYIHFHRKNESWDFKILKAETFGYDDKWRSKLNNAFLFNKEELDVLNKEYTSFLATQIKLFIAKNEIQDIDAICSHGHTILHEPEEGFTLQIGNLPEIALLLKETVVCDFRVQDVQLGGQGAPLVPIGDELLFSNYSYCLNLGGFSNISFNEKGKRIAFDISPVNIVLNHYTESVGYHYDDKGKFAKSGVVNKQLLEELNALDFYKKSFPKSLGKEFIQKEILPLISKYEISVNDILRTFVEHIAIQITNVVTSNTSVLVTGGGAYNVFLIERLRFFKSNVDWVIPNDDLIQFKEALLFGFLGILRLRNEVNVLSSVTGASKNHSSGIVYNYP encoded by the coding sequence ATGTTAAACAACAATTTTAAGGTTATTGGTGTCATGTCTGGAACTTCTCTAGACGGACTTGATTTTGCTTATATTCACTTTCATAGAAAAAATGAGTCGTGGGATTTTAAAATTCTTAAAGCTGAAACTTTTGGATACGATGATAAATGGAGATCAAAACTTAACAATGCTTTTCTTTTTAACAAAGAAGAATTAGATGTTTTAAATAAAGAATACACTTCATTTTTAGCTACACAAATCAAACTTTTTATTGCAAAAAATGAAATCCAAGATATTGATGCTATTTGTAGTCATGGTCATACAATTTTACATGAGCCAGAAGAGGGTTTTACATTACAAATAGGAAATTTACCTGAAATAGCATTATTGCTTAAGGAAACAGTTGTTTGTGATTTTAGAGTACAAGATGTTCAATTAGGGGGGCAAGGCGCACCTTTGGTTCCTATTGGTGATGAATTGTTGTTTTCTAATTATAGTTACTGTTTGAATTTGGGAGGATTTTCGAATATCTCATTTAATGAAAAAGGAAAACGTATTGCTTTTGATATTTCACCAGTTAATATAGTGCTGAATCATTACACTGAAAGTGTTGGTTATCACTATGACGACAAAGGAAAATTTGCAAAATCAGGAGTTGTAAATAAGCAATTATTAGAAGAACTAAATGCTTTAGATTTTTATAAGAAATCGTTTCCTAAATCGTTGGGAAAAGAGTTTATACAAAAAGAGATTTTACCTTTAATAAGTAAATATGAAATATCGGTTAATGATATTTTAAGGACTTTTGTTGAACATATAGCCATTCAAATTACAAATGTTGTAACCTCTAATACGAGTGTGTTGGTTACAGGAGGTGGAGCTTACAATGTTTTCTTAATTGAACGATTAAGGTTTTTTAAATCAAATGTTGATTGGGTAATTCCAAATGATGATTTAATACAATTTAAAGAAGCTTTACTATTTGGTTTTTTAGGAATTCTTCGTTTAAGAAATGAAGTTAATGTATTAAGCTCAGTAACAGGTGCTTCTAAAAATCATTCTTCGGGAATAGTTTATAACTATCCTTAA
- a CDS encoding acyl-CoA dehydrogenase translates to MDFKLSEEHLMIQQAARDFAQTELLPGVIERDEHSIFPAEQVKKMAELGFLGMMVDPKYGGAGLDSLSYVLAMEEIAKVDASAAVIMSVNNSLVCAGLEKYGSEEQKVKYLTPLAKGEVIGAFCLSEPEAGSDATSQRTTAIDMGDHYLLNGTKNWITNGGTASTYLVIAQTDASKGHKGINVLIVEKGMPGFEVGPKEKKMGIRGSDTHTLLFNDVKVPKENRIGADGFGFAFAMSTLNGGRIGIASQALGIAQGSYELALKYAQERVAFGKPIFQHQAIAFKLADMHVKTTAARLLVHKAASEKDQGLDIAHSGAMAKLYASEVALEVANDAVQIHGGNGYVAEYHVERMMRDSKITQIYEGTSEIQRIVISRGLVK, encoded by the coding sequence ATGGATTTTAAATTAAGCGAAGAACATTTAATGATTCAACAAGCAGCGAGAGACTTCGCTCAAACTGAATTATTACCTGGAGTTATCGAAAGAGATGAACATTCAATATTCCCAGCTGAGCAAGTTAAAAAAATGGCGGAGCTAGGATTTTTAGGAATGATGGTTGATCCAAAATATGGTGGTGCAGGATTAGATAGTTTATCTTATGTTTTAGCAATGGAAGAAATTGCAAAAGTAGATGCTTCAGCTGCTGTAATTATGTCGGTTAACAACTCTTTGGTTTGTGCTGGTTTAGAAAAATATGGTTCTGAAGAACAAAAAGTAAAATATTTAACGCCACTTGCTAAAGGTGAAGTTATAGGTGCTTTCTGTTTATCAGAGCCTGAAGCAGGTTCAGACGCTACTTCTCAGCGAACTACTGCAATAGACATGGGTGACCATTATTTATTAAATGGTACAAAAAACTGGATTACAAACGGAGGAACAGCTTCTACTTATTTAGTAATCGCGCAAACAGATGCTTCAAAAGGACACAAAGGAATTAATGTTCTTATTGTAGAAAAAGGAATGCCTGGTTTTGAAGTAGGTCCAAAAGAAAAGAAAATGGGAATTCGTGGTTCTGATACACATACGTTATTATTCAACGATGTAAAAGTTCCAAAAGAAAATAGAATCGGTGCTGACGGATTTGGTTTCGCGTTTGCAATGTCAACATTGAATGGAGGACGAATTGGAATTGCTTCTCAAGCATTAGGGATTGCTCAAGGTTCTTATGAATTAGCTTTAAAATATGCTCAAGAAAGAGTTGCTTTCGGTAAACCAATCTTCCAACATCAAGCAATTGCTTTCAAATTAGCTGATATGCATGTAAAAACTACTGCAGCGAGATTATTAGTGCATAAAGCAGCTTCTGAAAAAGATCAAGGCTTAGATATAGCACATTCTGGAGCTATGGCTAAATTATATGCCTCAGAAGTAGCTTTAGAAGTAGCTAATGATGCTGTTCAAATTCACGGTGGAAATGGTTACGTTGCCGAATATCATGTAGAACGTATGATGCGTGATTCTAAAATTACACAGATTTACGAAGGTACTTCAGAAATTCAACGTATTGTAATTTCGAGAGGATTAGTAAAATAA